A single Blastococcus colisei DNA region contains:
- a CDS encoding PH domain-containing protein, whose product MQRNSPKMLAIRAIESVKLYGPFLFFYLATLRHTEGALGIALDLFFWAFTYSRLHAILFDWWTVRFALTDNAFIFEKGLIVKERLSLAWADMASVQVSEPLVQRVLNCVSVQVGVGAQTKQQVVLDALDRRLAEEMQRRHAATAMPHREQGPPGKVATETDTRQASNVAFPTAADELNDAVIYTARPRDYLLIAATYGQVFLVFPVLLGLYAEGSAWLPLPAADWLVGLFNPPNPWQLTLLLVSALVFAFAYGLAVAWLRYRSFRVERRGDTFYITGGLTIRERRQIEQSDVAGLKLEQNPAMRATGYARLSLVSREAGSKMKANVIFPAVRLDHVMATVADTFPEHGSALREPLRPKGPHRIVIASCCVVAASVWALVAWLRSEDSLLAGIVLGLLLLLGINRLWTAIAVHGDMMIQYKRGFLWVKQYALPASSVHVAAQSQGPVGRQLGLASVSLVVHDARPVRLRVIGYASDSISVVLQSILAAPRPALSGKRKSR is encoded by the coding sequence ATGCAGCGCAACAGCCCGAAGATGCTTGCCATCCGGGCAATTGAGAGCGTGAAACTGTATGGACCATTCCTCTTCTTTTACCTCGCGACTTTGCGCCATACTGAGGGTGCATTGGGTATCGCGCTCGACCTATTCTTTTGGGCGTTCACCTACTCGCGGCTACACGCCATCCTTTTCGACTGGTGGACTGTCCGTTTTGCCCTAACAGACAACGCGTTCATCTTCGAAAAGGGGCTGATAGTCAAGGAGCGGCTGTCACTGGCCTGGGCAGACATGGCCTCCGTGCAAGTCTCCGAACCGCTGGTGCAGCGGGTCCTGAACTGTGTTTCGGTACAGGTTGGGGTCGGCGCGCAGACGAAGCAGCAAGTCGTTTTGGACGCACTAGATCGTCGCTTGGCAGAAGAAATGCAGCGCCGCCATGCCGCCACAGCCATGCCGCATAGAGAACAAGGGCCTCCGGGCAAGGTAGCCACTGAGACTGATACGCGACAAGCATCTAACGTAGCTTTCCCCACGGCCGCTGACGAACTGAACGACGCCGTCATTTACACCGCTAGGCCACGAGACTATCTGCTCATCGCGGCTACCTACGGTCAGGTCTTTCTGGTTTTCCCGGTTTTGCTCGGTCTCTATGCCGAGGGTTCGGCCTGGTTACCACTGCCAGCCGCGGATTGGCTAGTCGGCCTATTCAATCCTCCGAACCCGTGGCAGCTGACGCTGCTTCTAGTGAGCGCCCTAGTCTTCGCCTTCGCCTATGGACTGGCTGTCGCGTGGCTCCGCTATCGTTCCTTTCGGGTCGAACGCCGCGGTGACACCTTCTACATCACCGGCGGACTCACTATCCGGGAGCGCCGACAGATCGAGCAGTCTGATGTTGCCGGACTGAAGTTGGAGCAGAACCCCGCTATGCGTGCAACGGGCTACGCCCGACTAAGCCTGGTGAGCCGCGAGGCCGGCAGCAAAATGAAGGCCAACGTAATCTTCCCCGCTGTCCGTCTCGACCATGTGATGGCCACCGTCGCCGATACATTCCCCGAGCATGGCAGCGCCCTCAGGGAGCCGCTACGGCCTAAGGGGCCCCACCGCATCGTCATCGCTTCCTGCTGCGTTGTCGCCGCAAGCGTATGGGCGCTGGTCGCGTGGCTGCGCTCCGAGGATAGTCTGCTCGCTGGCATCGTCCTGGGCTTGCTGCTGTTGCTCGGGATAAATCGTCTCTGGACGGCAATTGCCGTACACGGGGATATGATGATCCAGTACAAGCGCGGCTTTCTCTGGGTGAAGCAATATGCGCTTCCAGCAAGCTCGGTGCACGTTGCCGCGCAAAGCCAGGGTCCTGTGGGAAGACAGTTGGGTCTAGCCAGCGTGTCTCTTGTAGTGCATGATGCCCGCCCCGTGCGCCTACGCGTGATTGGCTATGCGTCGGATTCCATCTCCGTGGTCCTGCAGAGTATCCTTGCTGCACCGCGCCCAGCGCTGAGCGGGAAGCGCAAGAGTCGCTAG
- a CDS encoding PH domain-containing protein, whose translation MTAAEQPSEQPADWTITAQPYQHLPSEAKVVWHIENVVTTTIALLLAVVAFYIPAVPDSWQPLRISVAAAVLAIGLFEAIVLIPRRYRYYEFQVAEDHVAIRRGRLFRRLLVLPLHQILFVETRQGPALARYGLVKVQLGTIAEHHALGPVPPTVAVEVRTAVQRRGGSRD comes from the coding sequence TTGACCGCAGCCGAACAACCATCTGAACAACCCGCGGACTGGACTATTACCGCCCAGCCGTATCAGCACCTGCCCAGCGAGGCCAAAGTTGTGTGGCACATCGAGAACGTCGTTACAACGACGATCGCTCTCCTTCTTGCAGTGGTGGCATTCTACATCCCTGCCGTCCCTGATAGTTGGCAGCCGTTGCGCATATCGGTCGCTGCAGCCGTCCTTGCTATCGGCTTGTTCGAAGCAATCGTTCTTATCCCACGACGCTACCGCTACTATGAGTTTCAAGTGGCTGAAGACCATGTGGCCATTCGCCGGGGCAGGCTATTCCGTCGGCTGCTTGTGCTGCCGTTGCATCAGATACTCTTCGTTGAAACTCGTCAGGGGCCAGCCCTCGCCCGCTATGGCTTGGTCAAGGTTCAGTTGGGGACGATCGCGGAACATCATGCGCTCGGACCGGTGCCGCCCACTGTAGCCGTCGAGGTCCGAACCGCCGTGCAGCGTCGAGGCGGGAGCCGCGACTGA